One part of the Dysidea avara chromosome 10, odDysAvar1.4, whole genome shotgun sequence genome encodes these proteins:
- the LOC136236746 gene encoding leucine-rich repeat serine/threonine-protein kinase 1-like: protein MAHGDDNYRCEEEQQRNVVPICKDLSLRLENCHGEFRYTSEYCTSLHEAASNGRSKVLELLLQQGGDVNCRGNSDYTPLHLAVCSGHVDCVRVLLNYNADISITDEFGKTPIQTAELSSKHAVVKVLKSAEIIKEVKVNGPNLNELLKTPLNQLEENCVDHALIAAVESGNHSSVGKLILHGASNIDQALEESCRLRKHVVTAAFLIVKAAMENDRTLVLKLYGENVQGLDTKIPLAEEDDLTEIQNVVCNHTIKTVVPIEIARRSGASEVRAELLLRTDVDKESGTVLWYGLRLTQLEISWLQKIHWVKKLKLARNLFTFLPPEMGNYLKQCTKLDLQRNEVREIPCCLLELPSINELNLSHNKIVEIPDVPKWSASLSVLDLSYNHLSSLPNSAVAPTLKNLNLSNNKFHTIPHCVCSFIDLTTLNIAFNSEILALPFELGQLKNLLNLNLDGLNNLRNPPKSVCVSTVDCIRYLNNCLCSCHYHMKLVIVGKQGVGKSTIAARLLGENIGDESTVGVSIREWKYNPTSDRETIHFSIWDFVGQEENYATHQCFLSKRSLYLLVWNITKGDTGIADLKSWLNDISARVPDSCVIVVGTFLDMVSEEDRQVGKLNDLVKKVQKLTAQYKHLSVTNITLVGLQGHLENVTKLKEYIYNAALKYLKNFMGGKLPSSYHVLAAKLSTIHQKVKSGDHEPIMHATELKRMVRDLNIVDLQDDRELHTAVKYLHEIGVLLHYDDRRCNLDDLYFIDPAWLCDFVSTLVTTLQRNCHLNLKEGIVSSKNFCHFFDDMSFFPIKYFQQCLTLLCRLEIAFPLDSDNKRIAIPSMFPKVHPAIVNELLLGRKDHYKRFIIFCSSVSEGESLHCLTPSGLWSRLLFRIMNNIKELREALSETDICSENEAQQKSNKSSPDSMKHSFNLEKGSLSGVELVAAPVPPSNKKVTSLLNNQESSDRFPTIEGCGSLVYWDKGLFYNENRLTFIIESLVETDKHQERDGILIMCSPTPEGRKVLGQLVDLVEQLISEWYPGLDRELNHKVLCHECIKADFRNPYEFEVDRLLPMIAEHNLLTECGAGHQVQIIDIVPDLLLADLDSSFFLDANELTYKKKEGNLLRTGAFGEVYHGAYKGQSVIVKSYTAKEESKLKEYFKELRSESTVLQLLHHPCLVCMVGVTVHPTMLLVVEEAPQGTLHVPLIIEQRAFSRIVMYRIAIQVASALRFLHSINIYFYDLRSDNILLWSLSPDNLINCKVSDFKGAAHADHGGSHCLHYTKGFLAPEVANISNAREHSVYDHRADIFSFGMFLYQLIARRDPFHDLQAVEIEAAIEKGDRPELNDIPIAEVGLYYMTRVMKKCWVDRAVDRPETQVIVEWFSCPALQLIMTVLPIANEYSICNGCISAPSHNEFNIAAKSSELWICSHGNAGIELNIFNTNTMVNVDKHFVRYNQVWCMKQCGDHIWVASQSGLEDGVVDIFNKNTKLLVHRIRKNDIDKNAVSCITSSKDLVYMGTINGCIFSFPMDIQAIQNNLHPQCRYVSESHRIDGIVITSTCIWVSTSNHIHFLKPENLAVEDVIKRTMNTQALVGQMMLSLKGNQVWSAHDVIMSLWDAHQRVHLGDVDVGVIVEEKCHVGDSEGQKITAMCTGLDTIWIGLASGHIIVFGMNSLGEVLTYFRPYHSYVRFLSAANYPGPCKEERCMMLSGGKMYQPDDGFKHLPDFTCKNRVGQPVDKSGVAILWEVLPARYMRQVHYLGEGTSYLNYSRLKETMMDTGFTEYRDRRSTEECELTMLLTKLYPEFLVNSDEVNYKDNRKYLSGMGYFCQGEYKGQSVSIKFCTADERSAMEEFLRELCSVGKMVQQLHHPCVTHLLGVTVYHTVSLVLEEPSCGILRDLLLKEESIIPRIVVYRIVIQAASALSYLRDRNIFCFPLTTDNVLLWSLSPDCLINCKLIAFNIAAVNPVVSENDPDLTASKVDCDSVASNCYLANICSFGEFLYQLMIHRCHIQHYHPDLPELQNTPLPKTSLFYMQKLCLSYNSNQSYLSSEQIIEWLSVPMHQLVMSIITVSGNHNISCGCITPTVITKTASILNPIELWICCNGVRQSELTIFEAERVKNVPLKNVQVSYMNQCGDSIWMASQDDLKHGIIYIFDQHLQTLICEIKGMNCIVSCITNSDCLVYISTEEGYCFAIPMEIQATHSNIWSHYHKRISEYCIDGVVLTQTHLWVSSCNQIYFLNSNTLEVEGVEKRTKKKHACIGKMMLCDNGDEVWSAHLGGVIMSSWNAHQCVHLCDIDVGVIAKEKCHVGDPRDQIITAMCTGLDTVWIGLASGHIIVFGMNPPVEVLTYIRPYHSYVRFLSATNYPGPCEKVECVMLSGGKVYQPDDRFREISDWPHKNKSYHPVNNAGVVLLWEVLPAKYVHQVHFLRDGKAWLSYDRLEKAICLQNH, encoded by the coding sequence AAATCATCAAAGAAGTAAAAGTTAATGGACCTAATCTCAATGAGCTACTGAAGACACCTCTTAACCAGCTGGAAGAAAACTGCGTGGACCATGCTCTGATAGCTGCTGTGGAGAGTGGTAATCATAGTAGTGTTGGAAAATTGATTCTTCATGGAGCATCAAATATTGATCAAGCTTTGGAAGAGAGTTGCAGGTTGAGGAAACATGTGGTAACTGCAGCTTTTCTCATTGTCAAGGCAGCCATGGAGAATGACAGGACCCTTGTTTTAAAGCTGTATGGTGAGAATGTACAAGGACTAGATACTAAGATTCCACTAGCAGAAGAAGATGACCTAACTGAGATTCAGAATGTTGTATGTAACCACACTATCAAGACAGTGGTGCCCATTGAAATAGCACGACGAAGTGGTGCTTCTGAAGTGAGAGCAGAGCTTCTGCTAAGAACAGATGTTGACAAAGAGAGTGGTACTGTGTTGTGGTATGGCTTGCGTCTGACCCAGTTGGAGATTTCATGGTTGCAAAAAATTCACTGGGTGAAAAAGCTAAAGTTAGCTCGtaatttgtttacttttctCCCACCAGAAATGGGTAACTATTTGAAACAGTGCACGAAGCTTGATTTGCAGCGGAACGAAGTACGTGAAATTCCTTGCTGCTTGTTAGAGTTACCTAGCATTAATGAATTAAACTTATCGCACAATAAAATTGTAGAGATTCCTGATGTACCAAAATGGTCTGCTTCTTTGTCCGTACTTGACTTGTCTTATAATCACCTGAGTAGTCTACCTAACTCTGCAGTGGCTCCCACCTTAAAGAATTTGAATCTCAGTAACAATAAATTCCACACAATTCCTCATTGTGTTTGCTCATTCATTGATCTTACTACACTCAACATCGCATTTAACTCAGAGATACTAGCCCTACCATTTGAGCTAGGCCAACTAAAGAATCTTCTAAATCTTAATCTGGATGGCCTTAACAATCTTAGGAATCCACCCAAAAGTGTTTGTGTTTCCACAGTTGATTGTATTCGTTACTTAAACAATTGTTTGTGTAGCTGTCATTATCACATGAAACTGGTGATTGTTGGCAAGCAAGGTGTGGGAAAATCTACGATTGCTGCTAGATTGCTAGGTGAAAATATTGGTGATGAATCTACAGTTGGCGTGAGTATAAGGGAGTGGAAATACAATCCAACTAGTGATAGAGAGACCATTCACTTCAGTATTTGGGATTTTGTAGGTCAAGAGGAAAACTATGCTACTCACCAGTGTTTTTTGTCCAAACGATCCCTGTACTTGCTAGTATGGAATATCACAAAAGGGGATACTGGAATTGCAGATCTCAAGTCATGGCTTAATGACATTTCTGCTAGAGTTCCTGACTCTTGTGTCATTGTTGTGGGTACATTTCTGGACATGGTGTCTGAAGAGGACCGCCAAGTGGGAAAACTCAACGATCTTGTGAAGAAAGTGCAGAAACTCACTGCACAGTACAAACATCTGAGTGTCACCAACATCACTCTGGTTGGGTTACAAGGTCATTTGGAGAATGTAACTAAGCTAAAGGAATATATCTATAATGCTGCTTTGAAATACCTAAAAAATTTTATGGGTGGCAAACTTCCATCTAGCTATCATGTATTGGCTGCCAAACTTTCTACTATCCATCAAAAGGTGAAATCCGGGGACCATGAACCAATCATGCATGCCACAGAGTTGAAGAGGATGGTGAGGGATCTTAACATTGTTGACTTGCAAGATGACAGAGAACTACATACAGCTGTCAAGTATTTGCATGAAATTGGTGTTCTTCTTCATTATGATGATCGCAGATGCAATCTTGATGATTTGTACTTTATAGATCCTGCTTGGCTGTGTGATTTTGTCTCCACTCTTGTGACTACCCTACAAAGGAACTGTCATCTAAATCTAAAGGAGGGGATAGTAAGTAGCAAGAACTTTTGTCATTTCTTTGACGATATGTCCTTTTTTCCTATCAAATATTTTCAGCAATGTCTTACTCTACTTTGCAGACTTGAAATTGCCTTTCCTTTAGATAGTGATAACAAAAGAATTGCAATTCCTTCAATGTTTCCTAAGGTGCATCCTGCCATTGTAAATGAGCTATTACTAGGTAGAAAAGATCACTACAAACGTTTTATAATTTTTTGCTCTTCAGTTTCTGAAGGTGAATCTTTGCATTGTCTAACTCCTTCAGGTCTTTGGAGTCGTTTGCTTTTTCGTATCATGAACAATATTAAGGAACTAAGGGAGGCACTAAGTGAGACTGATATTTGTTCAGAAAATGAGGCCCAGCAGAAATCAAATAAGTCATCACCAGACAGCATGAAACATTCTTTTAATTTAGAGAAAGGATCTTTATCAGGTGTTGAGTTAGTAGCAGCACCAGTACCACCAtctaataaaaaagtaactagtCTACTTAATAACCAAGAATCAAGTGATAGGTTTCCTACAATAGAGGGATGTGGTAGCTTGGTGTATTGGGACAAAGGACTTTTCTACAATGAGAATAGATTGACTTTCATTATTGAATCATTAGTAGAGACTGACAAACACCAGGAAAGGGATGGCATTTTAATAATGTGTTCACCTACACCAGAAGGTCGCAAAGTGTTGGGTCAACTAGTTGATCTTGTAGAGCAACTGATATCTGAATGGTATCCTGGACTTGATAGAGAACTGAATCACAAAGTTCTCTGTCATGAGTGTATCAAAGCTGATTTTCGTAATCCATATGAATTTGAAGTAGATCGTTTATTGCCTATGATTGCTGAGCACAACTTGCTCACAGAATGTGGTGCTGGGCATCAAGTGCAAATAATAGATATTGTACCTGATTTATTATTAGCTGATCTTGATTCATCATTCTTCCTAGATGCTAATGAACTTACTTACAAAAAGAAGGAAGGCAATTTGCTGAGAACTGGAGCATTTGGAGAAGTTTATCATGGAGCTTACAAGGGTCAGTCAGTAATTGTGAAATCCTATACTGCAAAGGAAGAGAGTAAATTAAAAGAATATTTTAAGGAATTACGATCAGAGAGCACAGTGTTGCAACTACTGCATCACCCATGTCTAGTTTGTATGGTTGGAGTAACTGTACACCCTACAATGTTACTAGTAGTAGAGGAGGCTCCTCAAGGAACACTACACGTTCCATTGATAATAGAGCAAAGAGCATTTTCAAGAATTGTCATGTATCGTATTGCTATTCAAGTGGCATCTGCACTACGTTTTCTTCATAGCATCAACATATATTTTTATGACCTTAGATCAGACAATATTTTGTTGTGGTCACTGTCACCAGATAATTTGATAAATTGTAAAGTGTCTGATTTCAAAGGAGCTGCTCATGCTGATCATGGAGGATCACATTGTCTTCATTATACCAAAGGTTTCCTTGCTCCTGAAGTTGCTAACATCAGCAATGCTAGAGAGCATTCAGTTTATGATCACAGAGCAGATATATTTTCTTTTGGAATGTTTCTCTACCAATTAATTGCACGTAGGGATCCTTTTCATGATCTTCAAGCAGTTGAAATTGAAGCAGCCATAGAAAAGGGAGACAGACCAGAATTAAATGACATTCCAATAGCTGAAGTTGGTCTTTACTACATGACACGTGTCATGAAAAAGTGTTGGGTAGATAGGGCTGTTGATCGACCAGAAACCCAAGTGATAGTTGAATGGTTTAGTTGCCCTGCATTACAACTGATCATGACTGTTCTACCTATTGCTAATGAATATTCCATTTGTAATGGTTGCATCAGTGCTCCAAGTCATAATGAGTTCAACATAGCTGCTAAATCCTCTGAGCTGTGGATTTGCTCTCATGGAAATGCAGGAATTGAATTGAATATTTTTAATACGAACACAATGGTGAATGTTGACAAACATTTTGTAAGATATAATCAGGTGTGGTGTATGAAGCAATGTGGTGACCACATTTGGGTGGCCTCACAATCTGGCTTGGAGGATGGAGTGGTAGACATCTTTAACAAAAATACTAAACTCTTAGTCCACAGAATTAGAAAGAATGACATTGACAAAAATGCTGTATCCTGTATTACCAGTTCTAAAGATTTAGTGTACATGGGCACAATTAATGGTTGCATTTTTTCTTTCCCCATGGATATACAGGCAATTCAAAACAACTTACACCCACAGTGCAGATATGTGTCTGAATCTCATCGCATTGATGGAATTGTAATCACCTCAACCTGTATTTGGGTATCCACTTCCAACCACATTCATTTTTTGAAACCTGAGAACCTTGCTGTGGAGGACGTAATAAAGAGAACAATGAATACACAGGCTTTAGTTGGGCAGATGATGCTTTCTCTTAAAGGTAATCAGGTTTGGAGTGCCCATGATGTGATAATGTCATTATGGGATGCTCACCAACGTGTACACCTGGGTGATGTTGATGTGGGTGTTATAGTTGAGGAGAAGTGTCATGTTGGTGATTCTGAAGGTCAAAAAATTACTGCCATGTGTACTGGTCTTGATACTATATGGATTGGTCTAGCCAGTGGACACATCATTGTGTTTGGTATGAACTCTCTAGGTGAAGTACTGACATATTTCAGACCTTATCACAGTTATGTACGTTTTCTGTCTGCTGCCAACTACCCTGGTCCTTGTAAGGAGGAGAGGTGTATGATGTTGAGTGGTGGTAAAATGTACCAACCTGATGACGGTTTTAAGCATTTGCCAGACTTTACTTGTAAGAACAGAGTTGGCCAACCTGTAGACAAGTCAGGAGTTGCCATTTTGTGGGAGGTACTTCCAGCAAGGTACATGCGACAGGTTCACTACCTTGGTGAAGGAACGTCTTACTTGAATTATTCTCGGCTTAAAGAAACCATGATGGATACTGGTTTCACTGAATATAGAGATCGCAGGTCTACTGAAGAATGTGAGCTTACGATGTTGTTAACAAAATTATATCCTGAATTTCTTGTTAATTCTGATGAAGTGAATTATAAGGACAATAGAAAGTACTTGTCAGGAATGGGATACTTCTGTCAAGGAGAGTATAAGGGTCAATCTGTATCCATCAAATTTTGCACTGCTGATGAGAGAAGTGCTATGGAAGAGTTTTTGAGAGAGCTGTGCTCAGTTGGAAAGATGGTGCAACAACTACATCATCCATGTGTGACTCACTTGTTGGGTGTCACTGTCTACCATACAGTATCACTGGTGCTAGAAGAACCTTCTTGTGGTATTTTACGAGATTTACTCTTGAAAGAAGAGAGCATTATACCAAGAATTGTTGTTTATCGTATTGTTATTCAAGCCGCATCTGCACTATCCTATCTTCGTGATAGAAATATCTTTTGCTTTCCACTGACTACAGACAATGTATTGTTGTGGTCATTATCACCAGATTGCTTAATTAATTGTAAACTCATTGCATTTAACATTGCTGCTGTAAATCCTGTAGTATCAGAAAATGATCCAGATTTGACTGCTTCAAAAGTTGATTGTGATAGTGTTGCTAGCAACTGTTATTTAGCAAACATTTGTTCTTTTGGTGAATTTCTTTACCAACTGATGATCCACAGGTGCCATATACAACACTACCACCCTGACTTGCCAGAGCTACAAAATACTCCACTACCAAAAACTAGTTTGTTCTATATGCAGAAATTGTGTTTGTCTTACAATTCTAACCAAAGTTATTTGTCTAGTGAGCAAATTATTGAATGGTTAAGTGTTCCTATGCATCAGCTGGTCATGAGTATTATTACTGTCAGTGGAAATCACAACATCTCCTGTGGTTGTATTACACCTACAGTTATCACCAAAACTGCATCAATACTTAACCCCATTGAACTGTGGATATGCTGTAATGGAGTAAGGCAAAGTGAACTAACTATCTTTGAAGCAGAAAGAGTTAAAAATGTGCCCTTAAAAAATGTCCAGGTTAGTTACATGAATCAGTGTGGCGATAGTATTTGGATGGCTTCTCAAGATGATTTAAAGCATGGTATAATTTATATCTTTGACCAACATTTACAAACACTGATATGTGAGATTAAAGGAATGAACTGCATTGTATCGTGTATAACTAATTCTGATTGTTTAGTATACATCAGTACAGAGGAGGGTTACTGTTTTGCTATTCCCATGGAAATACAGGCCACTCATAGTAACATATGGTCACATTATCACAAGCGTATATCAGAATATTGTATTGATGGAGTTGTACTGACTCAGACTCACCTGTGGGTATCCAGTTGTAATCAAATTTATTTCTTGAATTCCAACACTCTTGAAGTAGAGGGTGTGGAAAAGAGGACAAAGAAAAAACATGCTTGTATAGGGAAGATGATGTTGTGTGATAATGGGGATGAGGTGTGGAGTGCTCATCTTGGAGGGGTGATAATGTCATCATGGAATGCTCACCAATGTGTACACCTGTGTGATATTGATGTGGGTGTTATAGCTAAGGAGAAGTGTCATGTTGGTGATCCTAGAGATCAAATAATCACTGCCATGTGTACTGGTCTTGATACTGTATGGATTGGTCTAGCCAGTGGACACATCATTGTGTTTGGTATGAACCCTCCAGTTGAAGTACTGACATATATCAGACCTTATCACAGTTATGTACGTTTTCTCTCTGCTACCAATTATCCTGGTCCTTGTGAGAAAGTAGAGTGTGTAATGTTGAGTGGTGGAAAAGTGTACCAACCTGATGACAGGTTTAGGGAAATTTCAGACTGGCCACATAAGAACAAAAGCTATCACCCTGTTAACAATGCTGGGGTTGTTCTGTTATGGGAAGTATTGCCAGCCAAGTATGTACATCAAGTACACTTCCTGAGGGATGGTAAAGCATGGTTGAGTTATGATAGGCTAGAAAAGGCAATCTGTTTGCAGAATCATTGA